GGCGACGATCGGTGAGAGGTCGAGCGGCCCGAGCGACGGCAGCACGCGCCGGAAGATCCTCAGGTAGGGCTCGCACACGTCGTCGAGGAACCGCTGCACGCGATGGAGCGCGTACGGCAGCCGGAACCACGACGTCAGCACGTAGGCGAGGATGAGCAGGATGTAGACGTCGAAGAAGACGCCCACGAAGCGCTGCGCCGACGTCGCGAGGTCGGCGAGCAGGAAAAAGCTGGCAGTCAGAGCGGCCACGTCACGAGAATTCTGCGTCAGGGCGGCGATCCCTGCGGGCGCGGAGCCTTCCGCGGGCGCAGGCAGGCTCAGCGGCCGCGCCCGCTCAGGCCTGGTTGAAGAACCCGCCCTTGTCGATCATGCGGGCGCGCTCCTCGGCCGACACCTCGACGTTGCGCGGCGTGAGCAGGAACACCTTGTCGGCGACACGCTGCATGCTGCCGTCGAGCGCGTACGTGAGGCCGCTCGCGAAGTCGATCAGGCGCTTCGAGAGCTCGTTGTCGGCGCTCTGGAGGTTGAGGATCACCGGCACCGAGTCCTTGAACTTGTCGGCGATCTGCTGCGCGTCGTTGAAGCTGCGTGGCAGCACGAGGTGGACGCTCACCCTGCCCGCGTCGACGCCGCGCAGGCGCGCCGGGCGCGGCGAGCGGCTCGAGGCGGGAGGCGGCGGTGTGTCGACGGCGCCGACGCTCTCGTCCGACCAGCCGTCCGGCTCGCGCCGGCGCGGCAG
This portion of the Gaiella occulta genome encodes:
- a CDS encoding YggT family protein: MAALTASFFLLADLATSAQRFVGVFFDVYILLILAYVLTSWFRLPYALHRVQRFLDDVCEPYLRIFRRVLPSLGPLDLSPIVAVLSLVVVQRVLDGVIGRLL
- a CDS encoding cell division protein SepF produces the protein MGFADVWNRTLVYFGIAEDEEWDEDGLATQEELEREYRSRPNRQNVRRLPRRREPDGWSDESVGAVDTPPPPASSRSPRPARLRGVDAGRVSVHLVLPRSFNDAQQIADKFKDSVPVILNLQSADNELSKRLIDFASGLTYALDGSMQRVADKVFLLTPRNVEVSAEERARMIDKGGFFNQA